In Pseudomonadota bacterium, the genomic stretch CGCTACGGCTATCTGCCCTCCATCGGCACGGCCCTGCTGCTCGGCGCGCTCATCGACCGCTGGCGCACCGGGTGCGCGAGGCTCACAGGCTGGCGACGCCCCGTCGCGACAGGCACCGGGCACGTCTGCGTGCTGGCGCTGCTGACCTGGAACGCGCACTGCCTGATCGTGTCTCGCGAGTCGCTCCGCAACTGGCTCGGGCAGCGGGGCAGCGTGGCTGATCGCGTACGGGAGGTAGCCAGGTGCTGCCCCGCCGACGCGCCCGTCTATGTGTTCAACGACCCTCGGATGTGGCACGAGGGCGGATACGCGTTTGCCCTGTACGGCGGCCACCCCCTCATCCAGGTGCACGACGGCTTCGACTTCCTCGAAGACCGCCCTGGCCTCCATCGCGGCCTGCTGTGGGATCACGAGGCGGCCCGCTTCACCGATCTGGGAACGCTCCCCGCCACCCGCGGCGACGAGATCGACGCCCCACCGAACGAGCTCCTCCCCCTGCGGCGATGGCGCAGGGACGACCTGCTCGAGTCCTCAGTGGGCCGCTTCAGCACGTCCGGGACGGGGTGGCTGACGCTCGAGACGCGAGACCCGTCGGCGTGGCGCTACTACCGGATCTGGGTGCGCTATCGGGTGCACAGCGCCGTCGACAATCCACGCATGGGGCTGGGCTGGTCGAGCCAGAAGGAAGGCCCGTTCTCGCCCGAGTGCGCGGTGTGGGCGACGCTGGTCTGCGACGGCGAGATGCACGAAGCGGCGTTCTTCCCGTGGATGCGCGAATCGTACTGGAGGGGGGGAAGCGTGCAACGTCTCCGGCTGTGCCCCGCCGACCAGCCCGCCGAGGTCGAGATCACCGAGATCCATGCCGATGCGCCGTCGCGCCGCCCGCAGCGCGTGCGGGTGGAATGACCGGGAACCCGGCCCTTGCGCCCAGGAGCGAAAACAAGTAGTATGCGGGGAACGTCTCGCCGCAGTGCCCGAGATACGGGTGCGAGAGACTGGAAGGATGGACCATGAGAGCCGAGCCCACCGCTGACTCCCCCGCCTGCCCGCCAGAGGGCGACGCCATCGATGACAGCCTGCCCGGTCTCGTGGGGGAACGGCTGAGCCGAGAGGCCTTTCACCAGCTCGCCGGCATCCTTGCGGGCATCAGCTATGTGAAGGTCGTTGTCGAGCGTCGCACCACGCCGGCACGGGTGCACTTCATCAATGATCGGCGCTACAAGTTCCACTCCGACTACATCGCCGAGAACGTACTCGGCATCAGCGTGGCCGAGCTCGACAACCGGATCGACGCGTTCAACACCGAGAACTACCAGAGCGACGATCGCCGCTTCCTGCTGGGAACCGTGGCCCTGCAGAAGGGCGCCGAGCTCTTCTACACGCTCGAGACCGTCGAGATCGACACCATGGGGCGCGACCTCGTCATCGAGTTCTACCGCGCCGTGCGCGCCAGCCTCGACCGCGATCTGCCGCTGCTGTTCAAGCTCGCCAACCACATGCAGGAGGCCATCGGCCGCGAGACCGACGCCAAGACCCTGCCCCGCATCTCGGCCCACGAGCTCACGGCATCGGCATCGTTCATCGCGCTGAACCCCGGAGAGGCCGAGGGCCGCCTGCGGGTGTTCGAGAACGAGGAGGCCTATCGACGCGAGCGCGCAACCCTCGAGTGGTACGACATCATCGCGATGCGTCGCGTGCCCGACGACATCCCCCGCCTGTCCGGCATCATCAACGCCGAGCACACCACCCCGCTCTCGCACACCAACGTTCTCGCGTCCGGCTGGAACGTGCCCAATGCGGTGCAGCTCGGCTTCTTCGAGCACGCCGCGGCCCAGCAGCTCAGCGGATCGTGGGTGCGCTACCGGGTCGACGCCGACGCCTCGGCCATCTCGCTGTCGCGCATCGAAGCCCCGAAAGGCGAGCTGCGCCGCCCATCGTGGGCCGTGCATCACATCCAGCTGGAAGAGCCGGAGACCGTTCTCTCGCCCATCGTCGAGCTGTCGTCGCTACGCATGAGCGACCGCAACCGCTACGGCACGAAGGCGGCCAACCTGGGAGAGCTCTATCACGTGCTCGAGCACGGCTCCGACCGCCTGCTCGGCTTCTACAAGGTGCGCCGGCCGCCGCGCCCCCACCTCCTCGGCCTGCTGGCCCGCTACCTGGGCGTTCCCGAACCCGCCGACGCCCGGGACACGGCCGCCCTGGCCAAGGCCGCGGCCGAGTTCCTCGCGGCCAGCGTGAAGGTGCCCCGCGGCATCGCGCTGCCGTTCTCGATACAGCAGCGCTTCCTCGAGTCGTCACCGCGCATCCAGCAGACCATCGGCCGCCTGAAGATGGCACTCGAGCTCGGCGCCCGCGAGGTCGAGCCGCTCTGCGTCAAGCTTCAAGAGCTGATTCGCACCACGCGCCTCGATGATGGGCTGCGCGAGGAGATCGACGCCCAGATCACCCAGCATCTCTTCGGGGTGTCGTCGTTCGTGATCAGAAGCTCGTCGAACGCCGAGGACATCGAGCACTTCTCGGCGGCCGGCCTGTACGAGAGCATCGCCCACGTCTCGACGGCCGACACCCTCTTCCAGAGCATCAAGGAGGTCTGGGCCTCGGTGGTCTCTCCCCGCAGCGTGCGCCTGCGCGAAGAGGTGGGCATCTCGCTCGACGCGGTCTACATGGGGGTCATCGTGCAGGAGCAGCTCGAGGCCGACATAGGCGGCGTTCTGGTCACCACCAACCCGGCCAACCGCGCGGGCGACTACCGCAACGTGTACATCAATGTCTCGAAGCGCCCGGACGCCGTGGTCGACGGGTCGGCGATGCCCCTGCAATATCTCTACAACACCCTCGAGGGCGGTGGACGAACCCTCTCGCTGGGCGACGCCGAGCGAGACCTCGACGACGAAGCCAAGGACACCCTGCAGCGTCTCGCCTTCGCCGGGCGCCTGCTGCAGGGGCACTACTCGCCGGACTACACGTTCAGCGTGCCGGTCGACATCGAATGGCTGGTGGGGCCGGAGGGCCTCACCCTCTTGCAGCTGCGGCCGTATTCGAAATGACCGGTTCGCCTTCGCGAACCGGTGAGGAGAGCGATTCGCCTTCGCGAACCGGTGAATGCGAACGCCTCGATGCACCGTCGCGAATCGAGGAGAGTGCGATGCGCGGGGTTCGCGCCTACTTCGTCTTCCAGCTGTTCTTCTCGCTGCTGCTGTGGACCCCCATCTTCTACGCCTACCAGGTGCGCATGGGGC encodes the following:
- a CDS encoding phosphoenolpyruvate synthase; this encodes MRAEPTADSPACPPEGDAIDDSLPGLVGERLSREAFHQLAGILAGISYVKVVVERRTTPARVHFINDRRYKFHSDYIAENVLGISVAELDNRIDAFNTENYQSDDRRFLLGTVALQKGAELFYTLETVEIDTMGRDLVIEFYRAVRASLDRDLPLLFKLANHMQEAIGRETDAKTLPRISAHELTASASFIALNPGEAEGRLRVFENEEAYRRERATLEWYDIIAMRRVPDDIPRLSGIINAEHTTPLSHTNVLASGWNVPNAVQLGFFEHAAAQQLSGSWVRYRVDADASAISLSRIEAPKGELRRPSWAVHHIQLEEPETVLSPIVELSSLRMSDRNRYGTKAANLGELYHVLEHGSDRLLGFYKVRRPPRPHLLGLLARYLGVPEPADARDTAALAKAAAEFLAASVKVPRGIALPFSIQQRFLESSPRIQQTIGRLKMALELGAREVEPLCVKLQELIRTTRLDDGLREEIDAQITQHLFGVSSFVIRSSSNAEDIEHFSAAGLYESIAHVSTADTLFQSIKEVWASVVSPRSVRLREEVGISLDAVYMGVIVQEQLEADIGGVLVTTNPANRAGDYRNVYINVSKRPDAVVDGSAMPLQYLYNTLEGGGRTLSLGDAERDLDDEAKDTLQRLAFAGRLLQGHYSPDYTFSVPVDIEWLVGPEGLTLLQLRPYSK